A part of Sugiyamaella lignohabitans strain CBS 10342 chromosome D, complete sequence genomic DNA contains:
- the STI1 gene encoding Hsp90 cochaperone STI1 (Hsp90 cochaperone; interacts with the Ssa group of the cytosolic Hsp70 chaperones and activates Ssa1p ATPase activity; interacts with Hsp90 chaperones and inhibits their ATPase activity; homolog of mammalian Hop; GO_component: GO:0005737 - cytoplasm [Evidence IEA,IEA]; GO_component: GO:0005737 - cytoplasm [Evidence IPI] [PMID 12525481]; GO_function: GO:0042030 - ATPase inhibitor activity [Evidence IDA] [PMID 21170051]; GO_function: GO:0030544 - Hsp70 protein binding [Evidence IDA] [PMID 12716905]; GO_function: GO:0051879 - Hsp90 protein binding [Evidence IDA] [PMID 12525481]; GO_function: GO:0051879 - Hsp90 protein binding [Evidence IDA] [PMID 9927435]; GO_function: GO:0003729 - mRNA binding [Evidence IDA] [PMID 21124907]; GO_process: GO:0006457 - protein folding [Evidence IGI,IMP] [PMID 8972212]; GO_process: GO:0006950 - response to stress [Evidence IEA]): MAADAESFKAEGNSYYSQGLNQEAVDSYTKAIGISNSNPVYYSNRAAAYMKLGRWQAALDDCNKGLSFSHDVKLGSKLYWRQGICHRELGSLSLAEESFNEGLRRDPSNSVLREELARLQDILSSAPVAQTDSGLSEIKNNDSTASPINASESETTIPIQVVDTLPDIFSEPSAKVISHDDSNKTSHLHPLESIPTATDEKRNVQDIASPSASTSAQPALPLQIPSPLTFYNLMQLMRTPKSQLPQVYDHIFFNVPPSRYAEIHQTGGIDYEVIEFVLDSIAFVATNAQDKNWASRAVDILEGLAHCNRFSMSKMFVSTKRVQEVQRLLAESKLDASTLSRINDLYT, encoded by the coding sequence atggctgctgatgcAGAGTCTTTTAAAGCCGAGGGTAACTCCTACTACTCTCAAGGGCTGAATCAAGAGGCAGTAGATTCCTATACGAAAGCCATTGGCATTAGTAATAGCAATCCTGTTTACTATTCCAACAGGGCAGCTGCATACATGAAACTGGGCCGTTGGCAGGCAGCTTTGGATGATTGTAACAAAGGGCTCAGTTTTTCACATGATGTGAAATTGGGATCCAAATTATACTGGAGACAGGGCATTTGTCATAGAGAATTGGGCTCACTTTCTCTTGCCGAGGAATCTTTCAATGAAGGGCTCCGAAGGGACCCTTCTAATAGTGTTCTAAGAGAAGAATTGGCCCGATTGCAAGATATATTATCGTCAGCACCGGTAGCACAGACCGATTCAGGTCTgtcagaaatcaaaaataatgacTCAACAGCCTCGCCAATTAATGCATCTGAATCAGAAACTACTATTCCCATCCAAGTCGTGGATACCTTACCAGATATCTTCTCTGAACCGTCTGCGAAGGTTATATCTCATGATGATAGCAACAAAACTTCACATCTGCATCCTTTAGAATCTATCCCCACTGCAACTGATGAAAAACGAAATGTTCAAGATATCGCATCACCCTCTGCATCAACGTCTGCTCAGCCTGCTCTACCATTGCAAATTCCGTCTCCTCTTACATTTTACAATCTTATGCAACTCATGAGAACTCCAAAATCACAACTACCACAAGTTTATGACCATATTTTCTTCAATGTCCCACCCTCGCGATACGCTGAAATACACCAAACCGGTGGTATAGACTACGAAGTCATCGAGTTTGTCTTAGACAGCATCGCTTTCGTAGCTACAAACGCTCAAGACAAGAACTGGGCTTCACGTGCCGTTGATATCCTTGAAGGACTCGCCCATTGCAATCGGTTCAGCATGTCGAAAATGTTCGTCTCCACCAAACGAGTCCAGGAAGTTCAGCGGCTTCTGGCAGAGTCCAAGCTTGACGCCTCGACACTTTCCCGTATTAATGATTTGTATACGTGA
- the YIH1 gene encoding Yih1p (Negative regulator of eIF2 kinase Gcn2p; competes with Gcn2p for binding to Gcn1p; may contribute to regulation of translation in response to starvation via regulation of Gcn2p; binds to monomeric actin and to ribosomes and polyribosomes; ortholog of mammalian IMPACT; GO_component: GO:0005737 - cytoplasm [Evidence IEA,IEA]; GO_component: GO:0005737 - cytoplasm [Evidence IDA] [PMID 14562095]; GO_component: GO:0005634 - nucleus [Evidence IEA,IEA]; GO_component: GO:0005634 - nucleus [Evidence IDA] [PMID 14562095]; GO_component: GO:0005844 - polysome [Evidence IDA] [PMID 22404850]; GO_component: GO:0005840 - ribosome [Evidence IDA] [PMID 22404850]; GO_function: GO:0003779 - actin binding [Evidence IEA]; GO_function: GO:0003785 - actin monomer binding [Evidence IDA] [PMID 15126500]; GO_function: GO:0004860 - protein kinase inhibitor activity [Evidence IMP] [PMID 15126500]; GO_function: GO:0043022 - ribosome binding [Evidence IDA] [PMID 22404850]; GO_process: GO:0001933 - negative regulation of protein phosphorylation [Evidence IMP] [PMID 15126500]; GO_process: GO:0006417 - regulation of translation [Evidence IEA]) — protein MSNRSMSEIENEVEAINSIYEGCMSEWAPSIYDVHIPDSSVVVRLSFPSVYPEKAPAVMAVVKGRQELSPQLESLISSLFVVGEVIVFDFIESCREFLEQEGEGPDGADSGSYIDSPEASDVANGRDTGVDPTSSWIASEPVTDRKSLFIARVCRVESAQEAYDNIALLKTDKKISKATHNITAYRIKRSDGVSVQDCDDDGEDAAGGRLMHLLTLTDSWNVVVCVSRWYGGIKLGPDRFKHINSTARDALVKGGFISISKNSSKKH, from the coding sequence ATGTCCAACAGATCAATGTCGGAAATCGAAAATGAGGTGGAGGCCATAAACTCGATTTATGAGGGCTGTATGTCCGAATGGGCTCCCTCTATATACGATGTGCATATACCGGACTCGTCCGTGGTGGTCAGGTTGTCTTTTCCTAGTGTATACCCGGAAAAGGCACCTGCTGTCATGGCTGTGGTCAAGGGCAGACAGGAGCTGAGTCCTCAACTCGAATCGCTTATAAGCTCGTTGTTTGTTGTAGGCGAGGTTATTGTATTTGATTTTATAGAGTCGTGTCGAGAATttcttgaacaagaagGCGAAGGGCCAGATGGtgctgattctggttcttATATTGACAGTCCAGAAGCTAGTGATGTTGCAAATGGGAGAGATACAGGTGTAGACCCTACTAGTTCGTGGATTGCAAGCGAACCTGTAACAGACCGCAAGTCTCTGTTTATCGCACGGGTCTGTAGAGTAGAGTCGGCACAGGAAGCATACGACAACATTGCATTACTGAAAActgacaaaaaaattagtaAAGCTACACACAACATTACAGCTTATAGAATTAAACGCAGTGATGGAGTATCGGTCCAAGACtgtgatgatgatggagaagaCGCCGCCGGCGGTCGACTGATGCATCTTCTAACTCTGACTGACTCATGGAACGTGGTCGTCTGTGTCTCGCGCTGGTATGGAGGCATCAAACTAGGACCGGACCGGTTCAAACACATTAACTCGACAGCCCGAGACGCTCTTGTGAAAGGCGGTTTCATAAGTATTTCTAAAAATTCCTCCAAAAAGCATTGA
- the PWP2 gene encoding Pwp2p (Conserved 90S pre-ribosomal component; essential for proper endonucleolytic cleavage of the 35 S rRNA precursor at A0, A1, and A2 sites; contains eight WD-repeats; PWP2 deletion leads to defects in cell cycle and bud morphogenesis; GO_component: GO:0030686 - 90S preribosome [Evidence IDA] [PMID 12150911]; GO_component: GO:0030686 - 90S preribosome [Evidence IDA] [PMID 15231838]; GO_component: GO:0034388 - Pwp2p-containing subcomplex of 90S preribosome [Evidence IDA] [PMID 15231838]; GO_component: GO:0034388 - Pwp2p-containing subcomplex of 90S preribosome [Evidence IDA] [PMID 17515605]; GO_component: GO:0005737 - cytoplasm [Evidence IDA] [PMID 8804409]; GO_component: GO:0005730 - nucleolus [Evidence IEA]; GO_component: GO:0005730 - nucleolus [Evidence IDA] [PMID 12068309]; GO_component: GO:0005730 - nucleolus [Evidence IDA] [PMID 12150911]; GO_component: GO:0005634 - nucleus [Evidence IEA]; GO_component: GO:0030529 - ribonucleoprotein complex [Evidence IEA]; GO_component: GO:0032040 - small-subunit processome [Evidence IDA] [PMID 12068309]; GO_function: GO:0003729 - mRNA binding [Evidence IDA] [PMID 23222640]; GO_function: GO:0030515 - snoRNA binding [Evidence IPI] [PMID 12068309]; GO_process: GO:0007109 - cytokinesis, completion of separation [Evidence IMP] [PMID 8804409]; GO_process: GO:0000480 - endonucleolytic cleavage in 5'-ETS of tricistronic rRNA transcript (SSU-rRNA, 5.8S rRNA, LSU-rRNA) [Evidence IMP] [PMID 15231838]; GO_process: GO:0000480 - endonucleolytic cleavage in 5'-ETS of tricistronic rRNA transcript (SSU-rRNA, 5.8S rRNA, LSU-rRNA) [Evidence IMP] [PMID 15489292]; GO_process: GO:0000480 - endonucleolytic cleavage in 5'-ETS of tricistronic rRNA transcript (SSU-rRNA, 5.8S rRNA, LSU-rRNA) [Evidence IMP] [PMID 15590835]; GO_process: GO:0000447 - endonucleolytic cleavage in ITS1 to separate SSU-rRNA from 5.8S rRNA and LSU-rRNA from tricistronic rRNA transcript (SSU-rRNA, 5.8S rRNA, LSU-rRNA) [Evidence IMP] [PMID 15231838]; GO_process: GO:0000447 - endonucleolytic cleavage in ITS1 to separate SSU-rRNA from 5.8S rRNA and LSU-rRNA from tricistronic rRNA transcript (SSU-rRNA, 5.8S rRNA, LSU-rRNA) [Evidence IMP] [PMID 15489292]; GO_process: GO:0000447 - endonucleolytic cleavage in ITS1 to separate SSU-rRNA from 5.8S rRNA and LSU-rRNA from tricistronic rRNA transcript (SSU-rRNA, 5.8S rRNA, LSU-rRNA) [Evidence IMP] [PMID 15590835]; GO_process: GO:0000472 - endonucleolytic cleavage to generate mature 5'-end of SSU-rRNA from (SSU-rRNA, 5.8S rRNA, LSU-rRNA) [Evidence IMP] [PMID 15231838]; GO_process: GO:0000472 - endonucleolytic cleavage to generate mature 5'-end of SSU-rRNA from (SSU-rRNA, 5.8S rRNA, LSU-rRNA) [Evidence IMP] [PMID 15489292]; GO_process: GO:0000472 - endonucleolytic cleavage to generate mature 5'-end of SSU-rRNA from (SSU-rRNA, 5.8S rRNA, LSU-rRNA) [Evidence IMP] [PMID 15590835]; GO_process: GO:0030010 - establishment of cell polarity [Evidence IMP] [PMID 8804409]; GO_process: GO:0000462 - maturation of SSU-rRNA from tricistronic rRNA transcript (SSU-rRNA, 5.8S rRNA, LSU-rRNA) [Evidence IMP] [PMID 12068309]; GO_process: GO:0006364 - rRNA processing [Evidence IEA]; GO_process: GO:0042254 - ribosome biogenesis [Evidence IEA]): protein MSLDFKLSNLLGTVYRQGNLLFTPDGTSILSPVGNRVSCFDLVNSSSFTFTYEHRKNISRIALNPQATLMLTVDEDGRGILVNFVRRTTIHHFNFKERVSDIQFSPDGRHFAVAAGRHIQVWKTPNRNDDRQFAPFVRHRIYTGHYADVTSITWSNDSRFFLTCSKDLTARVYSLIATDSSAATILAGHKDSVISAFFSQDQETIYTVSKDGALFEWKYISKPKRLGGSTQSKEEAEDEEQDEETDLDANGNPIEYKFRWRIVNKHFFMQDNAKVRCAAFHAPTNLLVVGFSTGIFGLYELPEFTNLQILNISQNDIDFVTINKTGEWLAFGASKLGQLLVWEWQSESYIIKQQGHYDAMNSLVYSPDGSKIVTASDDGKIKVWDAISGFAIVTFTEHTSAVTSLQFSKKGSVLFSASLDGSIRAWDLIRYRNFRTFTSPHRIQFTSLAIDPSGEVVCAGSLDDFDIHLWSVQTSQLLDRLSGHQGPVSSLCFGNEGGLLVSGSWDKTVRIWSIFGRTSNVEPLQLQSEVMSVAMRPDSKRVAVATTDGQLSFWDPELGKQVGNIDGREDIAGGRHLTDRFSAANSQRSKHFTTLCYSADGSSILAGGNSKYIALYDVANEVLLTRFTISRNMAIDGTVDQLNSKNMTESGPLGLIDTSGEASDLEDRIDNTLPGATRGDASVRKVRPAIRTTSIQFSPTGRSFAAASTEGLLLYSVDELLIFDPFDLDIDVTVDTTLEKLAEKDYLIALVMAFRLGERSIIHQVYESIPFQDIELISRDLPQVYLERLLRFISSISEESPHIEFNLLWIQHLITYHGRFMVQRRHEFASAMRGLQKFVSRIGKDIIKLSRTNIYLIRYLTGGVATIDSSLLEGMDVDSDEQENREVVPTNSMGVEHEEDEDEDEEDGWFGPESRTEGINGKSATSGSDDEGVSEAEEDE from the coding sequence ATGAGCTTAGACTTCAAATTGTCCAACCTTCTGGGTACTGTTTACCGACAGGGCAATCTCCTGTTTACTCCAGATGGTACATCAATTTTGAGTCCTGTTGGTAACAGAGTTAGttgttttgatttggtTAACAGTTCGTCTTTCACATTTACTTATGAGCATAGAAAAAACATCTCTCGCATCGCTTTAAATCCTCAAGCCACTCTGATGCTGACGGTTGATGAGGATGGTAGAGGTATTCTAGTTAATTTTGTGAGAAGAACTACTATTCATCACTTCAATTTCAAGGAGAGAGTCTCGGATATTCAGTTCTCGCCCGATGGAAGACATTTCgcggttgctgctggccgTCACATTCAAGTTTGGAAAACTCCTAATAGAAACGACGATAGACAGTTTGCTCCATTTGTTCGTCATAGAATCTATACTGGTCATTATGCTGATGTGACGTCAATTACTTGGAGTAATGATTCAAGATTTTTCCTTACTTGTTCAAAAGATTTGACGGCCAGAGTATACTCACTGATAGCGACTGATagctctgctgctactattTTGGCTGGCCATAAAGACAGTGTCATCTCTGCATTTTTCAGCCAAGACCAGGAAACTATATATACAGTCAGCAAAGACGGAGCATTATTCGAATGGAAGTACATCTCAAAGCCAAAACGATTgggaggcagcacccaaTCCAAGGAGGAGgccgaagacgaagagCAAGACGAAGAAACTGATCTGGATGCTAATGGTAATCCCATTGAATACAAGTTCAGATGGAGAATTGTAAATAAGCATTTCTTCATGCAGGATAATGCAAAGGTTAGATGTGCTGCGTTCCATGCTCCAACGAACCTGCTGGTAGTAGGCTTTTCAACTGGTATTTTCGGCTTATATGAGCTTCCAGAATTCACGAATTTACAGATTTTGAATATTTCTCAAAATGACATTGACTTTGTCACTATTAATAAGACAGGTGAGTGGCTTGCATTTGGTGCATCAAAACTGGGTCAATTGTTGGTCTGGGAATGGCAGTCTGAATCATATATTATCAAACAGCAGGGTCATTATGACGCCATGAACTCGCTAGTGTACTCTCCAGATGGTTCGAAGATTGTCACCGCTTCAGATGACGGAAAGATCAAGGTTTGGGATGCTATTAGTGGTTTCGCTATAGTTACATTTACTGAGCATACATCAGCTGTTACCAGTTTGCAGTTCTCTAAAAAGGGCAGCGTACTATTTTCAGCATCTCTAGACGGATCAATTCGTGCCTGGGACTTGATTAGATACCGTAATTTCCGTACTTTTACGTCTCCACACCGTATTCAGTTTACTTCATTGGCTATTGATCCCAGTGGAGAAGTTGTATGTGCCGGTTCTCTGGATGATTTCGACATTCATCTCTGGTCTGTTCAGACGTCACAATTGCTTGATCGTTTAAGTGGTCACCAGGGTCCTGTTTCAAGTCTGTGCTTTGGAAATGAAGGTGGTTTGTTGGTGAGTGGTAGTTGGGACAAGACTGTGCGTATCTGGAGTATTTTCGGTCGTACTAGCAACGTCGAGCCATTACAGTTACAATCAGAGGTCATGTCTGTTGCCATGAGACCAGACTCTAAAAGAGTAGCAGTGGCGACAACTGATGGTCAATTATCATTCTGGGATCCCGAGCTAGGCAAACAAGTTGGAAATATTGACGGAAGAGAGGACATTGCTGGAGGTCGTCATCTCACTGATAGATTCTCAGCTGCCAATTCACAAAGATCCAAGCATTTCACCACTCTATGTTACAGTGCTGACGGAAGCAGTATTTTGGCTGGTGGTAATTCTAAATACATTGCTCTTTACGATGTCGCGAATGAGGTGCTTCTGACGAGGTTTACCATTTCTCGAAACATGGCTATAGATGGTACTGTAGACCAGCTCAATAGTAAGAACATGACCGAGTCTGGTCCACTGGGGCTTATTGACACAAGTGGTGAAGCATCTGATTTGGAAGACCGTATTGACAATACCCTTCCTGGTGCCACCCGAGGAGATGCCTCTGTACGTAAAGTGCGCCCTGCCATCCGAACCACATCAATTCAGTTTTCTCCTACTGGACGCAGTTTTGCTGCAGCATCGACTGAAGGACTGCTTCTCTATTCGGTAGACGAACTTCTTATTTTCGATCCATTTGATTTGGATATTGATGTCACTGTCGACACTACCCTCGAGAAGTTGGCTGAAAAAGACTATTTAATTGCATTAGTTATGGCATTCAGACTGGGTGAGCGTAGCATTATTCACCAAGTTTATGAATCGATTCCATTCCAAGACATTgaattgatttcaagagaCCTTCCTCAGGTTTATCTTGAACGTCTTTTGCGATTCATCTCTTCGATCTCAGAAGAGTCTCCACACATTGAGTTCAATCTGTTGTGGATTCAGCATCTCATCACATACCACGGACGATTTATGGTGCAAAGGAGACACGAATTTGCCAGCGCTATGAGGGGCCTACAAAAGTTTGTTTCACGCATTGGCAAAGATATTATCAAACTCTCGAGAactaatatttatttgatccGCTATCTAACTGGCGGTGTGGCCACCATCGACTCTAGCTTGCTTGAGGGTATGGATGTGGATAGTGACGAGCAAGAAAACAGAGAGGTTGTACCAACAAACTCTATGGGTGTTGAGcatgaggaagatgaagacgaagatgaagaggatggTTGGTTTGGCCCCGAGTCTCGAACAGAAGGTATCAATGGAAAatctgctacttctgggtctgatgatgaaggtGTTTCCGAAGCAGAGGAAGACGAGTAG
- the CTR86 gene encoding Ctr86p (Essential hypothetical protein; with orthologs in Ashbya gossypii and Candida albicans; similar to human ATXN10, mutations in which cause spinocerebellar ataxia type 10; codon usage corresponds to that observed for yeast genes expressed at low levels; relative distribution to the nucleus increases upon DNA replication stress; GO_component: GO:0005737 - cytoplasm [Evidence IEA,IEA]; GO_component: GO:0005737 - cytoplasm [Evidence IDA] [PMID 14562095]; GO_component: GO:0005737 - cytoplasm [Evidence IDA] [PMID 22842922]; GO_component: GO:0005634 - nucleus [Evidence IDA] [PMID 22842922]; GO_function: GO:0003674 - molecular_function [Evidence ND]; GO_process: GO:0008150 - biological_process [Evidence ND]; GO_process: GO:0008652 - cellular amino acid biosynthetic process [Evidence IEA]; GO_process: GO:0009088 - threonine biosynthetic process [Evidence IEA]), with protein sequence MCNEMTTSLKTEVLESPLEIVLKGSNTKFITAFKELLLHPVYSRPTLQFIESSVKLAPNRARVLAESEHGRLIFIQLLKQTESWYSGEDNFYLHLLNSIISQLLSADLGNLFLSTFSEPIVNEDERLSLLKIVDAAIDSLLERKSTTLDCQPLLEILFRDFTTASAQAIPFIRSADTSPEYSDSLLSQLTNIWNRLIVLLDIYQTILDNQPSLKPEILKDNIIEELVSLLGEAQKSLPRRSKLADLEKSASKSSSGNVSDHDDLDPKDFPLIKGKIIYLLGTLVQENKQVQDLVRQLQGLELVLTNCIIDLNNPFIRERSILCLRYLLANNPENQDFVAKMEAKETVSEDALHEAGYETELVNGKLALKKRT encoded by the coding sequence ATGTGTAATGAAATGACGACGTCTCTAAAGACCGAAGTTTTGGAATCACCTTTAGAAATTGTCTTAAAAGGATCCAACACTAAGTTCATAACCGCTTTTAAAGAGCTTCTTTTGCATCCAGTGTACTCTAGGCCCACACTTCAATTTATTGAATCAAGTGTGAAGTTAGCGCCTAATAGAGCTAGAGTTCTGGCTGAGTCGGAACACGGCcgtttgatatttattcaacTCTTAAAACAAACCGAAAGCTGGTATTCTGGTGAAGACAACTTTTATTTGCATCTTCTTAATAGCATTATTTCACAACTTCTCTCCGCTGATTTGGGAAATCTATTTCTTTCGACCTTCAGTGAGCCTATTGtaaatgaagatgagagaCTGTCTCTACTGAAAATAGTAGACGCAGCAATTGACTCTTTATTAGAAAGAAAGAGTACAACATTAGACTGTCAACCACTTCTTGAAATCTTGTTTAGGGATTTCACAACTGCATCTGCTCAGGCTATTCCATTTATTAGATCGGCTGATACAAGCCCAGAGTATTCTGACTCATTACTCTCACAGCTGACCAACATCTGGAATAGACTTATAGTCCTTCTCGATATATACCAAACAATTCTTGATAACCAGCCATCTTTGAAACCCGAGATTCTGAAGGATAACATAATTGAGGAGCTTGTTTCTCTACTTGGCGAAGCTCAGAAGTCTTTGCCTAGACGGTCTAAGCTGGCAGATCTTGAAAAATCTGCATCTAAAAGCTCGTCTGGAAATGTGAGCGACCACGACGACCTGGATCCGAAAGATTTTCCTCTAATTAAGGGTAAAATTATCTATTTACTCGGTACTTTAGTACAAGAGAACAAGCAGGTTCAAGATCTTGTTAGACAGCTGCAGGGGCTTGAATTGGTGCTAACAAATTGTATAATTGACCTCAACAACCCATTCATTCGTGAGCGGTCAATTCTCTGTCTCCGCTACCTTCTCGCCAATAACCCTGAAAACCAGGATTTCGTTGCCAAAATGGAAGCTAAAGAAACGGTCTCTGAAGACGCTCTCCACGAAGCAGGTTACGAGACAGAACTGGTTAATGGCAAGCTCGCTCTTAAGAAACGGACTTAG